Proteins found in one bacterium genomic segment:
- a CDS encoding PilT/PilU family type 4a pilus ATPase yields MRLEDLLQEMVDRGASDLFLKAGVPPHLRVDGIIRAMDYSEMTIEDVQDLAYGMMTEEQITAFEKIPEMDLAIGVTGVGRFRVNLFRQRGSVAMVFRHITRPNFKFSDLHLPDTVRVLSEKHRGLVLVTGTTGSGKSTTLAAMINHINDVRKCHVVTIEDPIEFLHSDKHAIISQREVGFDTKTFGDALRHVLRQAPDVILIGEMRDLETVNTAVAAAETGHLVLSTLHTIDAVQTIERIINFFPAYLHQQIRMELALGMQGVISQRLLPLKRGQGRVPAVELLVTTPLVKKLLNEGKTLELLPAIEEGAHWGMQSFNQSLHKLIEANLVSYEDALAYATSPEELRLMVEGITTGTRKEGQGYLG; encoded by the coding sequence ATTCGTCTCGAAGATCTGTTGCAAGAAATGGTGGATCGTGGCGCGTCCGACCTCTTCCTGAAAGCCGGCGTTCCCCCTCACCTGCGCGTCGACGGGATCATTCGCGCTATGGACTATTCCGAGATGACCATCGAGGACGTTCAGGACCTCGCCTACGGCATGATGACCGAGGAGCAGATTACTGCTTTTGAGAAGATTCCCGAGATGGATCTTGCCATCGGCGTGACCGGCGTTGGGCGTTTCCGCGTTAACCTGTTCCGCCAGCGCGGTTCCGTGGCGATGGTCTTCCGCCACATCACCCGGCCGAACTTCAAGTTCTCCGACCTCCACCTACCCGATACCGTTCGCGTGCTTTCGGAGAAACACCGTGGCCTTGTGCTGGTCACCGGAACCACCGGCTCTGGCAAGTCAACGACCCTGGCCGCAATGATCAACCACATCAACGACGTTCGGAAGTGCCACGTCGTGACGATCGAGGATCCGATCGAATTCCTGCACAGCGACAAGCACGCCATCATCAGCCAGCGCGAAGTCGGTTTCGACACGAAGACATTCGGCGATGCCTTGCGCCACGTCTTGCGCCAGGCACCAGATGTGATCCTGATCGGCGAAATGCGCGACCTGGAAACCGTGAACACCGCCGTGGCGGCCGCGGAAACCGGCCACCTTGTTCTTTCGACGCTACACACGATCGATGCGGTGCAGACGATCGAGCGTATCATCAACTTCTTCCCTGCGTACCTGCACCAGCAGATTCGCATGGAGCTTGCCCTCGGCATGCAGGGCGTCATCAGCCAGCGTCTGCTTCCGCTGAAGCGGGGCCAGGGCCGTGTCCCGGCGGTCGAACTTCTCGTCACGACGCCACTCGTCAAGAAACTCCTCAACGAGGGCAAGACGCTTGAACTCTTACCCGCGATCGAGGAAGGCGCGCACTGGGGGATGCAGAGCTTCAACCAGTCGCTTCATAAGCTCATCGAAGCGAATCTCGTCTCCTACGAGGACGCACTGGCCTACGCGACCAGCCCCGAAGAACTTCGACTGATGGTTGAAGGTATCACGACCGGTACACGCAAGGAAGGCCAAGGCTACCTGGGCTGA
- a CDS encoding tetratricopeptide repeat protein, whose protein sequence is MSNGESDAIQALCERVDARKLLEAIGFHVEKLRVLGNTLKTPCPIHKDERLATLIVYPDRGTYKCMVSSCDAFKGGTLLDLYCLWSGEKGPAAALGMARLAGVEIDKEILQSVSQAYLREAEQAIEGGDLADAHESLEEARKIDSTSLLVPLVGARLAEHEGRPEDACEDYAIASRLARRQGDLEEAERIVRENLIRLRPDDERTLLELADVLHALQRFDDRNEYLVRVCDLNEREGRLAECLPHYERMKDHVQGDAHLRLRYGKALAAAHETQRAAEELRAAADVLASGEDQEALIEALAGIRDCEPGNTEVRERLAEAYDRAGQHVEYISELSSLGTEALGTGDIDRAEGLFRRILERDAESISAREGLVEVYATRGDKQAEAGEHRHIARLYGDMGLEDQVADHLIAARDADPDDPELRVLLAERMVSDSNPTAAMKEFFDAGRLFFERENPDEGEKIFARLIEANPTDRNTIDRIAGCYTEHDRQNAARDLYRDLARRQLDAGNADHAEEACNKALEFDPGSPELMQLRFESLMQLEAYVPACDLALELHEKLAENEQIDQSLENLESMHQTGEASPALLMVLGRILRDAGRRDEALEVFHGLLEGATDACAEERAEIAGEVLELKPADAPARRGLAQAQEELGQTEEATKSFLWAASDFRLDDQLKYALECFEAAAALAPEHAEALRGIADLQYENGNDEEALATFHKLLDALKSQNDEEAIRKLYDHMLELFEPGTEIRVEFAEWLASIEKNDEAITQFEAIEKDLLKNEEELDRVVDVLLRILAIDSSRREVRLRLADTCEKIGDTEAAAKQYAKAAEEAAEAGEAAKAIELFRTVLRIDPQDENACLRLAEIYAEDGETDLAVGAFQRVSHIRREEDREAENIDIFRRILALDPATPGARKRLAEAYEAAEDVASAIKEWERVASDLLGQSPPGDPVPIYAHLKGLDPKRREPRMALIEWFDENDQQAEFLRETVDFVRLCEEDDDLDTAAEYLDRVRKVFPNDLTVAERLAELQIRRGENKAACTVLADTAHAWEQKGDSENATRLLRRVLEIDPDDFGARRELAEIYEHAGNTTEALKAHSELIQWHLDKGNRDKALEVANKYEDSAGLDWEARQALYALLSSHDDMSDEIVSRVTILAEEAENEGETEVALNAALYGIGHDEGIRRLREIAAHAYRTKGNNDEAAQQFERLTQLAMEAGSRDHAIEYCREHLELEPKDASIHRRLVDLYRDTGQTGPYLSALETLSQLQWEHGAHDAAVEASFEILTKDEKRDGVRERLVEQLLEMGDRERAIAQLDVLATQAEKAKDWAEEEKYLARIHEMGLETLAILRRISTAQWKQEKKEEARATDATVLKIASESASPKEVIDEYSRIIEADADNTALELEFARYLKEHGDEEEAVERYRSVAAKHVDDESMEDAILILSELVEWQDQRFDLLEQLAEWYVKVGDEFSAAELYLNAARGYEHAEDLEASARCAERSHELDASNAVTLRLLAHVQEGQSNFDEALKAWRTIADLNREAGKEEQNTEVLLKMLTLAPEDIETREQLLDLYEKLGRTEEAANQGLELATMCQSAGDMDRATEILRRLKTAAPDNREPRERLVALLEELEDTAGAKDELIELADMAEVAGELEKALEYWQKAFELAPEDTAVGLSYAEGLRQANRTEEAVEQFRKIAAVILESDGPEAADTVYREALELAPDDLDLRKEQFECTKRGGDDLQIAEDALELARRCFGADKGDEALSFCQEASTRQPRNADLRKRVASLQSDNGKTDEASRELLETASEQLEQAEPETAIQILLEAREGTEDAIPILQLLVRAELSRENTEVAFDYMEELASAHAAKDDFESVEGTWQEALELDPESIRAHRGLVDALKSQGDDRLAEALDALHDLSQLYVNAELDEDAAACYREMLEMDDGQFEVRGALAELYVRIDDKPAATEEFLKLARAHREKDDAEAAIEFFQKAREQDGENLEAVESLIEVTRECGDKMGFTRYSLELAEIHEGHSDIDAAIEVVKGLVESEPENTEAGLRLAAYYEKANRLDDAIQVYLSVAHTCLSLGEYTEGIYALHHIERHQPTSVEVLIPLGEAFLDAGETNNAHLHLVQSARLLQRHDEVDRAIEVTERIVKHVPDSSELRTLRAELFEAADNKESASDELSKLADMSSGDRSRHVQILEHLLQLTPDRSDERQKYADCLADLGREEDAVEQFLQLAAEMQKDGKLESALAHAESALVVAEGRIDVHLCLANLHREMGNADGAVKEYLWLAEAATAREDSETALSYFYEGLELAPADVDLHKRLAEFHRSQNEPEEAASCYLKVAEFAIGDADFSRAVDAMCAARDLLPEDATIRKNLSGLLLKLGRSQEALEEQVEIFRIHLSQGLVDEAREQLDRIYDTESGNFDLRERAAAIFQENSIPELAANEYTEIARLSKLKGDFQGVRDFCLRALELKSRDIDARELLVAAYKQLEQIPEAVEVLSELAQIYRENDSIEKSAEALQAMALFQPHATEPRERLAELFEYLGRRDELTLELRELAQLYHERNDIDNAIRTWRRLLEVKPDDTRALHKVIEVYAQAGDGGDVLDDYLRLADIYFEAGEYKPAIDTLEEALKADESNIPLRTRLVDCLLKSGSTDRALEVSREIATLMINEGDGRGALDVLQKVRSESSGDPEFHQLMARAHSAQNARGMALQELRRAAKLFEETDNLGGKASALEEILELDNQDIHVHEELVALLRKMGRPNEAARQQLALADVYVGRGLLDLAEAEYRSIVSTSPDNRKAWTLLFSTHLQFGEEKDLLLDYMALADYLLEQQNVHEALQYYSKIIQISPRSIEARRKYIDAYLRVGGESDLCEEFLALADLLVASDRVDEGIELYGKVMALDPSNREARDRLSATEARVRAGQSVTPPPQPSDDSPRHKPYQSPEGSEAEEEPLESEESTKSAADFLAGAVNEIEDDERAGLEQVVRSYEDILAINPQNANVRVKIANLLEQLERPKQAFEHLLLASETLFQKGEVNLCIEVCERILKIDPTNQKIRVRLKQAYNKRDAFKALESAILFTDQVSGETETGGPRPRRND, encoded by the coding sequence ATGTCGAACGGCGAAAGTGATGCCATTCAAGCGCTTTGCGAGCGTGTGGACGCGCGTAAACTCCTGGAAGCCATCGGCTTTCATGTTGAGAAGCTGCGCGTGCTCGGCAACACGCTAAAGACGCCCTGTCCCATTCACAAAGACGAACGCTTGGCGACCCTGATCGTCTATCCGGATCGCGGAACCTACAAGTGCATGGTCTCGTCCTGCGATGCTTTCAAGGGCGGGACACTGCTGGACCTCTACTGCCTGTGGTCGGGCGAGAAGGGCCCCGCGGCGGCTCTCGGGATGGCGCGCTTGGCAGGAGTGGAGATCGATAAGGAGATTCTCCAAAGCGTCAGCCAAGCCTATCTGCGCGAAGCGGAGCAGGCAATCGAGGGCGGCGATCTGGCGGATGCGCATGAGTCTCTTGAGGAAGCACGCAAGATCGATTCGACATCGTTGCTGGTTCCGCTCGTCGGGGCGCGATTGGCAGAACACGAGGGCCGTCCGGAAGACGCTTGCGAGGACTACGCAATCGCTTCGCGACTGGCTCGCCGCCAGGGAGATCTGGAAGAGGCCGAACGCATCGTTCGCGAGAACCTTATTCGGCTGCGCCCGGATGATGAGCGCACTCTTCTTGAACTGGCCGATGTTCTTCACGCGCTCCAGCGCTTCGACGATCGCAACGAGTACCTTGTGCGGGTGTGCGATCTGAACGAGCGGGAAGGGCGGTTGGCGGAGTGCCTGCCGCACTACGAGCGCATGAAGGATCACGTGCAGGGCGATGCGCATCTGCGTTTGCGATATGGAAAGGCTCTGGCCGCTGCACACGAGACGCAACGTGCCGCTGAAGAATTGAGAGCTGCCGCGGATGTGTTGGCGAGCGGCGAAGACCAAGAAGCGCTGATCGAGGCACTGGCTGGTATTCGTGACTGCGAACCGGGAAACACAGAAGTCCGCGAGCGACTGGCTGAAGCCTACGACCGTGCCGGCCAGCACGTAGAGTACATCTCTGAGCTTTCTTCGTTGGGGACCGAAGCACTCGGGACCGGCGATATCGATCGTGCCGAAGGGCTCTTCCGCAGAATTCTGGAACGTGATGCCGAGTCCATCTCGGCGCGTGAAGGACTGGTCGAAGTCTACGCTACCCGTGGCGATAAGCAGGCCGAAGCGGGAGAACATCGTCACATCGCCAGGCTCTACGGAGATATGGGCTTGGAGGATCAAGTAGCGGATCACTTGATCGCCGCGCGCGACGCGGATCCAGACGATCCTGAGCTTCGCGTGCTGCTCGCTGAGCGCATGGTGAGCGACTCGAATCCGACAGCCGCGATGAAGGAGTTCTTCGACGCCGGCCGGCTCTTCTTCGAACGGGAGAATCCGGATGAAGGCGAGAAGATCTTCGCGCGATTGATCGAAGCCAATCCGACGGATCGAAACACGATCGATCGCATCGCCGGCTGCTATACAGAACACGATCGCCAGAATGCTGCACGGGATCTTTATCGCGATCTTGCCCGTCGTCAGTTGGATGCGGGGAACGCCGATCACGCCGAAGAGGCCTGCAACAAGGCGCTGGAATTCGATCCCGGCAGTCCGGAACTGATGCAGTTGCGCTTTGAGAGCCTGATGCAGTTGGAGGCCTATGTGCCTGCCTGCGATCTGGCGCTGGAGTTGCACGAGAAGCTGGCCGAGAATGAACAGATCGACCAGTCCCTGGAGAACCTGGAAAGCATGCATCAGACCGGGGAGGCGAGCCCGGCGTTGCTGATGGTTCTGGGGCGTATCCTGCGCGATGCCGGACGGCGCGACGAAGCGCTCGAAGTCTTCCACGGACTGCTTGAAGGCGCCACGGATGCATGTGCAGAAGAGCGGGCCGAAATCGCCGGTGAAGTCCTGGAACTGAAGCCGGCGGATGCCCCCGCTCGGCGCGGACTGGCACAGGCGCAGGAAGAACTGGGGCAAACCGAGGAGGCGACGAAGTCATTCCTCTGGGCGGCCTCGGACTTCCGACTGGATGATCAGTTGAAGTACGCCCTCGAGTGCTTCGAAGCGGCTGCGGCGCTGGCTCCGGAGCACGCCGAGGCACTTCGAGGAATCGCCGACCTGCAGTACGAGAACGGAAACGATGAGGAAGCGCTCGCAACGTTCCATAAGTTGCTCGATGCGCTGAAATCGCAGAATGATGAAGAAGCGATCCGCAAACTCTACGACCACATGCTCGAGCTCTTCGAGCCGGGAACGGAAATTCGGGTCGAGTTCGCAGAGTGGCTCGCGTCGATTGAAAAGAACGACGAGGCAATTACGCAGTTTGAGGCGATCGAAAAGGATCTTCTGAAGAACGAAGAGGAACTCGATCGAGTCGTCGATGTTCTTTTGCGAATTCTCGCAATCGATTCTTCGCGACGTGAAGTGCGTCTGCGCCTGGCCGACACCTGCGAGAAGATCGGCGATACGGAAGCTGCTGCGAAGCAATACGCCAAGGCAGCCGAGGAAGCAGCCGAGGCTGGCGAAGCGGCCAAGGCTATCGAGTTGTTCCGCACGGTGCTGCGCATCGACCCGCAGGATGAGAATGCATGCCTTCGCCTGGCTGAAATCTATGCCGAAGATGGCGAGACGGACCTCGCGGTCGGGGCCTTCCAACGAGTTTCACACATTCGTCGTGAAGAAGATCGAGAAGCAGAGAATATCGACATCTTCAGGCGCATTCTGGCTCTCGATCCGGCAACCCCCGGCGCACGAAAGCGCCTGGCAGAGGCGTATGAAGCTGCGGAAGATGTGGCGAGCGCGATCAAGGAATGGGAAAGGGTTGCGTCGGATCTGCTAGGCCAGTCGCCCCCCGGCGATCCTGTTCCAATTTACGCGCACCTGAAAGGTCTCGATCCAAAACGCCGCGAACCGCGGATGGCCCTGATCGAGTGGTTCGACGAAAACGATCAGCAGGCAGAGTTCCTGCGTGAGACAGTCGATTTCGTCCGTCTTTGCGAGGAGGACGACGACCTCGACACCGCCGCCGAGTACCTTGATCGCGTTCGCAAGGTCTTCCCGAACGACCTGACCGTGGCTGAGCGATTGGCCGAGTTGCAGATACGACGTGGCGAGAACAAGGCAGCCTGCACCGTCCTCGCCGACACGGCGCATGCATGGGAGCAGAAGGGCGATTCGGAGAATGCCACGCGCTTGCTGCGTCGCGTGCTGGAAATCGATCCCGACGACTTCGGTGCACGCCGCGAACTCGCCGAAATCTATGAGCACGCCGGCAATACCACCGAAGCGCTGAAGGCGCACTCCGAACTGATCCAGTGGCACCTGGATAAAGGAAATCGCGACAAGGCGTTGGAGGTTGCAAACAAGTACGAAGACTCAGCGGGGCTGGATTGGGAAGCGCGTCAGGCGTTGTATGCGCTGCTGTCTAGTCATGACGACATGTCGGATGAAATTGTCTCTCGCGTAACAATTCTCGCTGAAGAAGCAGAGAACGAGGGCGAGACGGAAGTTGCCCTGAATGCTGCGCTCTACGGAATCGGGCATGACGAGGGCATTCGTCGCCTGCGTGAAATCGCTGCGCATGCGTATAGAACTAAGGGGAATAATGACGAAGCGGCCCAGCAGTTCGAGCGACTAACGCAATTGGCAATGGAGGCAGGAAGTCGCGATCACGCGATTGAGTATTGCCGCGAGCATCTGGAACTCGAGCCGAAAGACGCGAGCATCCACCGGCGGCTGGTCGATCTTTATCGCGATACCGGCCAGACTGGGCCATATCTTTCCGCGCTGGAGACGCTCTCCCAACTGCAGTGGGAGCATGGGGCACACGACGCCGCAGTCGAAGCCTCCTTCGAGATTCTCACCAAGGATGAAAAGAGGGACGGAGTTCGCGAGCGGCTGGTCGAACAGCTTCTGGAAATGGGCGATCGCGAGCGCGCCATCGCGCAGCTCGACGTTCTGGCAACGCAAGCAGAGAAGGCCAAGGACTGGGCGGAGGAAGAGAAGTACCTGGCGCGGATCCACGAGATGGGTCTGGAAACACTGGCCATTCTGCGAAGGATCTCGACGGCACAGTGGAAGCAGGAAAAGAAGGAAGAGGCGCGCGCGACCGATGCGACGGTCCTGAAGATCGCAAGCGAATCGGCATCTCCCAAGGAAGTCATCGACGAATACAGCCGCATCATCGAAGCTGATGCCGACAACACTGCACTGGAACTGGAATTCGCCCGCTATCTGAAGGAACATGGTGACGAAGAGGAAGCCGTCGAGCGTTACAGGAGTGTCGCGGCGAAACATGTCGATGATGAATCGATGGAAGATGCAATTCTCATTCTGAGCGAGCTGGTGGAATGGCAGGATCAACGGTTCGACCTGCTGGAGCAGCTTGCCGAATGGTATGTCAAGGTCGGCGACGAATTCAGTGCGGCCGAGCTGTATCTGAATGCGGCGCGCGGATACGAGCACGCAGAAGATCTAGAAGCGTCTGCGCGTTGTGCCGAGCGTTCTCACGAGTTAGATGCCAGCAATGCCGTGACTCTGAGACTGCTGGCGCATGTGCAGGAAGGGCAGTCGAACTTCGACGAGGCGCTGAAGGCATGGCGCACCATCGCGGATCTGAATCGCGAAGCCGGCAAAGAAGAGCAGAACACGGAAGTCTTGCTCAAAATGCTGACGCTTGCGCCGGAAGACATCGAGACGCGCGAGCAATTGCTTGACTTGTACGAGAAGCTGGGACGCACGGAAGAGGCTGCGAATCAAGGTCTTGAACTCGCAACGATGTGTCAGTCTGCCGGAGACATGGATCGCGCGACTGAGATTCTGCGCCGCCTGAAGACCGCGGCGCCGGACAATCGCGAACCGCGCGAACGTCTCGTCGCACTCCTCGAGGAACTCGAAGATACTGCAGGTGCTAAGGACGAGCTGATCGAACTGGCGGACATGGCAGAAGTCGCCGGCGAGCTTGAAAAAGCGCTCGAATATTGGCAGAAGGCCTTCGAACTGGCGCCGGAAGACACAGCGGTTGGTCTATCCTACGCTGAAGGTCTCCGCCAGGCGAATCGCACGGAAGAGGCCGTTGAGCAGTTCCGCAAGATCGCCGCAGTCATTCTGGAAAGCGATGGGCCAGAAGCCGCAGATACCGTTTACCGCGAAGCATTGGAACTGGCGCCGGATGACCTGGATCTTCGCAAGGAGCAGTTCGAGTGCACGAAGCGCGGAGGCGATGATCTGCAGATCGCCGAGGATGCTCTTGAACTGGCGCGGCGCTGCTTCGGTGCAGACAAAGGCGACGAAGCCCTCTCATTCTGCCAGGAAGCCTCGACTCGCCAGCCACGGAATGCGGACTTGCGCAAGCGCGTTGCTTCCCTGCAGTCAGATAATGGAAAGACGGATGAGGCGTCGCGCGAATTGCTTGAAACGGCTTCCGAACAGCTGGAGCAGGCCGAGCCGGAGACTGCTATCCAGATTCTACTCGAAGCGCGCGAAGGGACCGAAGACGCCATCCCGATTCTCCAGTTGTTGGTGCGTGCCGAGCTCTCGCGCGAGAACACAGAAGTCGCTTTCGACTACATGGAAGAGCTGGCTTCTGCCCATGCCGCAAAGGACGACTTCGAGAGCGTCGAAGGCACATGGCAGGAAGCGCTGGAGCTCGATCCGGAGAGCATCCGTGCACACCGTGGCCTGGTCGATGCCCTGAAATCGCAGGGCGATGACCGCCTCGCCGAGGCATTGGACGCGCTGCATGACTTGAGTCAGTTGTACGTGAACGCCGAGTTGGATGAAGATGCCGCAGCCTGCTACCGCGAGATGCTCGAGATGGACGACGGGCAGTTTGAAGTTCGGGGCGCGCTCGCGGAGCTCTACGTCCGAATCGACGACAAGCCGGCGGCGACGGAAGAATTCCTCAAGCTGGCACGCGCCCACCGCGAGAAGGACGATGCGGAGGCCGCGATTGAGTTCTTCCAGAAGGCGCGCGAGCAGGATGGGGAGAACCTCGAGGCAGTAGAATCGCTGATCGAAGTCACACGCGAATGCGGCGACAAGATGGGCTTCACGCGCTACAGCCTGGAACTGGCAGAGATTCACGAAGGCCATTCGGACATCGACGCTGCAATCGAAGTCGTGAAGGGTCTGGTCGAATCGGAACCGGAGAATACGGAAGCCGGTCTGCGGCTGGCGGCTTATTACGAGAAAGCGAATCGGCTGGACGACGCGATTCAGGTGTACCTGAGCGTTGCGCATACCTGCCTGTCGCTTGGCGAGTACACGGAAGGCATCTATGCGCTGCATCACATCGAGCGCCATCAGCCCACTTCGGTCGAAGTCCTGATCCCGCTGGGAGAGGCCTTCCTCGATGCCGGCGAGACGAACAACGCACATCTCCACCTCGTTCAGTCGGCCCGGCTTCTACAGCGGCATGATGAGGTCGATCGCGCGATCGAGGTCACGGAGCGCATCGTCAAGCACGTACCCGATTCGTCTGAATTGCGCACTCTGCGCGCGGAGCTCTTCGAAGCGGCCGACAACAAAGAGAGCGCTTCGGATGAACTCTCGAAACTTGCCGACATGTCGTCCGGCGATCGGTCGCGACATGTTCAGATTCTCGAGCACTTGTTACAACTGACACCGGATCGAAGCGATGAGCGGCAGAAATACGCCGATTGTCTGGCGGATCTCGGGCGTGAAGAGGATGCGGTCGAGCAGTTCCTGCAGTTGGCTGCGGAGATGCAGAAAGACGGAAAGCTGGAGTCCGCTCTGGCGCATGCCGAGTCGGCCCTTGTCGTTGCGGAAGGACGCATCGATGTTCACCTGTGCCTGGCGAATCTTCATCGCGAAATGGGGAACGCTGACGGCGCGGTGAAGGAGTATCTCTGGCTGGCCGAGGCTGCCACGGCGAGAGAAGACTCCGAAACAGCTCTATCGTACTTCTACGAAGGTCTGGAACTCGCACCCGCCGATGTCGATCTGCACAAACGGCTGGCCGAGTTCCATCGCTCTCAGAACGAGCCCGAGGAAGCCGCCAGTTGCTATCTGAAGGTGGCGGAATTCGCCATCGGCGACGCGGATTTCTCGCGCGCGGTGGACGCGATGTGCGCAGCGCGCGATCTGCTGCCCGAAGATGCGACTATTCGTAAGAACCTGTCCGGGTTGCTTTTGAAGCTCGGTCGTTCTCAAGAAGCCCTGGAAGAGCAGGTCGAAATATTCCGCATTCATCTGTCGCAAGGCCTTGTCGATGAGGCGCGCGAACAACTGGATCGCATCTACGATACGGAAAGCGGAAACTTCGATCTTCGCGAACGGGCCGCTGCGATCTTCCAGGAGAACAGCATTCCGGAGCTCGCGGCGAACGAGTACACAGAGATCGCGCGGCTTTCAAAGCTGAAAGGCGATTTCCAGGGCGTACGAGATTTCTGTCTGCGTGCGCTCGAGTTGAAGAGCAGAGACATCGATGCGCGGGAACTCCTCGTCGCGGCGTACAAGCAGTTGGAGCAGATCCCCGAGGCCGTCGAGGTCCTCTCCGAACTGGCGCAGATCTATCGCGAGAACGACTCGATCGAGAAGTCGGCCGAAGCGCTGCAGGCGATGGCTCTCTTCCAGCCTCATGCGACGGAACCGCGCGAGCGGCTTGCCGAGTTGTTCGAGTACCTCGGGCGTCGCGATGAGTTGACGCTGGAACTGCGCGAGCTGGCGCAACTCTATCACGAGCGTAATGACATCGACAACGCGATCCGGACATGGCGGCGTCTGCTGGAGGTCAAGCCGGACGACACGCGTGCGCTGCACAAGGTAATCGAGGTCTATGCACAAGCGGGCGATGGGGGCGATGTTCTCGACGACTACCTGCGACTCGCGGACATCTACTTCGAGGCGGGCGAATACAAGCCGGCAATCGATACACTCGAAGAGGCGCTGAAGGCGGATGAATCGAACATCCCGCTGCGGACTCGGCTGGTGGATTGCCTGCTGAAGAGCGGCTCCACCGATCGCGCCCTGGAAGTCTCGCGCGAGATTGCAACGTTGATGATCAACGAAGGCGATGGCCGCGGTGCACTCGATGTGCTGCAGAAGGTGCGGAGTGAAAGCTCCGGCGATCCGGAGTTCCACCAACTGATGGCTCGCGCACACAGCGCACAGAATGCCCGAGGCATGGCCCTGCAGGAACTTCGCCGCGCGGCGAAGCTGTTTGAGGAGACCGACAACCTGGGCGGCAAGGCCAGCGCGCTGGAGGAAATCCTCGAACTCGACAATCAGGATATTCACGTCCACGAAGAGCTTGTCGCCCTGCTGCGCAAAATGGGCCGCCCGAACGAGGCCGCACGACAGCAACTCGCTCTGGCGGATGTGTATGTCGGACGCGGCCTTCTCGATCTGGCCGAGGCGGAGTATCGCTCGATCGTGTCGACGTCTCCGGACAATCGAAAGGCCTGGACGCTGCTGTTCTCGACGCACCTGCAGTTCGGCGAAGAGAAGGACCTTTTGCTGGACTACATGGCACTCGCGGATTACCTGCTGGAGCAGCAGAATGTTCACGAAGCGCTGCAGTACTACAGCAAGATTATCCAGATCTCACCGCGCAGCATCGAGGCTCGCCGCAAGTATATCGATGCCTACTTGCGCGTCGGCGGCGAAAGCGATCTGTGCGAGGAGTTCCTTGCGCTGGCCGATCTGCTGGTGGCCAGTGATCGTGTGGATGAAGGGATCGAGTTGTACGGCAAGGTGATGGCACTGGACCCGTCAAATCGCGAGGCGCGCGATCGACTCTCGGCTACGGAGGCGCGCGTGCGTGCCGGCCAATCGGTGACTCCCCCGCCGCAACCATCGGATGACTCGCCACGGCACAAGCCCTATCAAAGCCCAGAGGGTTCGGAAGCCGAAGAGGAGCCGCTTGAGTCGGAGGAATCCACGAAGAGTGCAGCCGACTTCCTGGCCGGCGCGGTGAACGAAATTGAGGACGATGAGCGCGCGGGGCTGGAACAGGTCGTCAGGAGTTACGAGGATATCCTGGCCATTAATCCGCAGAACGCAAACGTGCGCGTGAAGATTGCTAATCTGCTCGAACAACTGGAACGCCCGAAGCAGGCATTCGAGCATCTGCTGCTGGCAAGCGAGACGCTTTTCCAGAAGGGCGAAGTGAACCTCTGTATCGAGGTCTGTGAGCGGATTCTGAAGATCGATCCAACAAATCAGAAGATCCGAGTTCGCCTGAAGCAGGCCTACAACAAGCGCGATGCCTTCAAGGCGCTGGAGTCTGCGATTCTGTTCACGGACCAGGTTTCCGGCGAGACCGAAACGGGCGGTCCCAGACCCCGGCGTAACGACTGA